gctgctcgggaggctgaggcaagagaatcgcgtaagcccaagagttagaggttgctgtgagccttgtgacgccacggcactctacccaagggcggtacagtgagactctgtctctacaaaaaaaaaaaaaaaacactcaaaaaaaaaaaaaaagaaaaaggattactGTCTCTTGGCCTATGAAGCACCAGCCCATCCGGGTCTATGCTGGGGTGCAAAGCAGCCACTTGCATTATCTAACAGACTAGCTGGTGAGAtgtacacaacacacacacaggaatgCCTCATGGAGCTGAAAAGATCACCCTGGGTTAAGATGTTCATGGCTAAGAGCAAGAGTTTTAGAGGAGAGGAAATGGTCACCAAAGATATCTCTAAGCATTCCCCCCATCTAACCCCCCCTACTCTGGAACATTTGGAGTTAGCTGAGCAACAGACAacaggaggggtgggggaggggtgttcCCTGAGGTCCAGTTGAGGAAGTTGAGGAAGGCATAGAGATTGTCTTTCCTCTCCCATAGTAGACTCCTACATTATAAGAGTTCACCTCTCTTTACAATATATCCTTCTGTTATGTAAAAAGGAAGTTATAAGTGCTGGAATAAAGCTGATGCTGTGGAAAGTCATCTCAGAGAAAGGAAACTATTGGAAGGACAACAGAGTCACCAGAAAGACTAGGAAGAGGCTCAGACATAAGGCTGTCACTTTAGGAGGTAGGCAGTGGACACTGTTCACGCAGCCAGCACAGGTCTGGGGCTAGTTCCTGTGTCTGACGGTCCGTGTGTCAGgaagagctgctgctgctgctggacaCAGGCCTGCACCATCAACTGATTCACTAAGGCCATGTCAGCAACAGGCTCAGTGAGAGATTCTACCTCCTTCCTGTCTGCTGGACAGAAACTCCTTGCGGTTTTCTATGAGGCTAGGAGAGTGCTCTGGACATGGGCTCTCAAAACGAAAGGTTTGGAGCTGGGGCTAGTGCCAGGACTTCCACATACCAGGCTGGGGAACATGTTGCTCTTGGTGATGATTTTTCTCCCAAGCATGTACTGTGACATGGGATCGGTATATTACTCTTCGTATGAAATAGTCATCCCAAAGAGTCTGACAGGCAGAGGAAGTGAAGACCTCATGGGAAAGGCATCCTATATGCTAGTTATGCAAGGCCAGAAGCACCTGGTTCACCTGAAGGTGAAGAGAGATTATTTCGTGAAAAATTTTCCAGTCTACAGTTACCACAACAGTGTCCTGGGGCAAGAAGTGCCTTTCATTTCACATGACTGTCACTATGAAGGCTACATAGAAGGAATGCCAGGTTCTTTTGTTTCTGTCAACACCTGTTCAGGCCTCAGGGGCATCCTGATTAAGGAGGAGAAATCTTACGGCATTGAGCCTGTGgaatcttcaaagcaatttgaacACATACTGTACACCATGGCACATCAAGCGCATGTCTCCTGTAGTGTGACTTCCAAAGACAGCCAAGTGGTGTCTACCAGCTGGCAACAAGGGAGCAGGAAGCCTCAGAATCTACAGGCACTGTCCTACTTGTGGTCACACACCAAGTATGTGGAGATGTTTGTCGTAGTCAACAACCAGCGGTTCCAGATGTGGAGTGGTGACATCAATGAGACAGTCCAGAGAGTAGTGGACATCATTGCTCTGGCCAACATCTTCACTAGGGGAATAAACACAGAGGTGGTGCTGACTGGAATGGAGATCTGGACTGAGGAGGATCTAGTAGAAGTCCCAGAGGACTTGCAGGTTACACTCAGGAATTTCAATAGCTGGAGAAGAGAGAAGCTCATCCATCGTGTGAAGCATGATGTTGCCCACATGATCGTTGGGCATCATCCGGAAGGGAGTATGGGTCAGGCGTTTCTCAATGGTGCCTGTTCAAGGGGTTTTGCCGCTGCCGTTGAATCTTTCCACCATGAAGATGTCCTTCTGTTTGCAGCACTCATGGTCCATGAGCTCGGGCACAATCTGGGCATTCAGCATGACCATTCGGCCTGCATTTGTAAAGATGAGCACTTTTGTCTCATGAGTGAAAGTATCACGAAACATGGTGGCTTCAGTAACTGCAGCTCTGACTACTTCTACCACTTCCTTTATGAACACAAAGGAGCCTGCCTATTTAACAAACCATGGCACAAAGGCCGCAAGCGTAGGGAATCCACTTGTGGAAATAAATTGGTGGAAGAACCTGAGCAGTGTGACTGCGGTGATGCTTGTGCAGAAAATGAATGCTGTGATGAACACTGTAAACTAAAGGGACAAGCACAGTGTGATGGAGGACTCTGCTGTTCTTCGTGTAAACTTAAAATTAAGGGACAGACTTGCCGTGTTGCTGAGCGGCCATGTGACCTCCCAGAATATTGTGATGGTGTATCTTCCTCATGCCCTGAAGACAGGATTATGCAAGATGGCTCAATTTGTAATAAAATGTACCTCTGTATTGAAGGTTACTGCATGGATCCTAATATTCAGTGCGTGGAAGTATTTGGGTTGGGTGCAAAATCTGCATCAGAAAGCTGTTACAATTTAATAAACAATAAAGGGGATCGGTTTGGAAACTGTGGCTTTGGTGGTAATGATCGTATTATATATAGTAAGTGTAGAGATGAAGATGTATTTTGTGGGAAAATTATATGTTCAGGTATTAAATCTTTACCAACAATCAAAGTCAATTATACAATGATCCAGGTCCCTCATGAAAATGACTGGTGTTGGAGTGTGGATTATTTTACCACTAGCGACATGCCTGACGAGGGCCAAGTGAGGAGTCACACTTACTGTGCCCCAAACAAAGTCTGCATGGATACTGTGTGCAGAGATTACAACCCAAGCAGAACTGCCTGCAATCCAGAGAAAACATGTAATGGTAAAGGAGTCTGTAATGATTTATCACACTGCCACTGTGATCGAGGGAATGCACCCCCCAACTGCAAAGATCCAGGAAATGGGGGTAGTGTGGACAGTGGCCCTCCTGGCTTAGTGCCCTCAGAAGATGAAAATAGTAAAAGGATATTTTCTTCAGATGTAATTGGAATTCTCAtctctgttatttttataatattattgaTAGGTCTTCTCATTTGCCTTTTTTGGCTTTGTAAAAAAGAATCGAAGGCTGCACCAGAACAGGCTGCTCCAGAAGAGGCTGAGGAAGCTGCAGGAGAGGAAGCTGCAGGAGAGGAAGCTGCAGGAGAGGAAGCTGCAGGAGAGGAAGCTGCAGGAAAGGAAGCTGCAGGAAAGGAAGCTGCAGGAGAGGAAGCTGCAGGAAAGGAAGCTGCAGGAGAGGAAGAATCAGAGTCCTAAAACAAGCCAAATATATCTACCTTGTCAAGCACTGATTAGGAATAAGAGCTTCAATGAAGCAAAGGTGAAGTGGAAACAGATGGCTCCATTGGCTCTGCCTGGGACTCTAAAGTctacaaaaacatacaaatatggGAGGAGGAATTCCTCCACTTTTATTATTCACTTTAGTAACTcagtttatatttattaatatacttAATATCTTAGTATCTTTTACTTTTTCACATTTCATTCAACTCTTAAAATGCATCTTTGGAGATCAATGTCCTTTTGGGTCTATTTTTTCAGTCACCAGAAACTATTCTTTTAGGACATGCTATCTTCCATGTAAATTGTTTGACATGCAGAactatatataattaaatttattactaCCACTGGATTTTCATTTTAAGTAACAACTACCTTTTATGTGAGGACAATTGTTTACATGATTGGTTGTTCTAACTTGCCCTACTAATGTATGTCCATAaaagaaagggtttttttttaaaaaaaaaaagaaagggtttttaaatacaaaaataaataaaaccctattCATATTAGAAATCTCTTCAGGTTCTGTTTGCTGTACTTATTGAGGTCACTTTGTTCTGGGGCTCTTGGGGAGAAGCTGTACATAATAAGAGAGAAGACCCTGACTGTCTCTAAGTGAAGTCATCCACTGTGCAAATCTGGTAGATGTTTTACACAATGCATGTACATTCAATTTATTCTCAGTGTTTCTAGGTGCTTCCTACACCCATACTCTTTTTACatgaaaggtgtttttttttccttacagggCAGCTTTCAtagccttgttcttttttttttttttttttgagacggagtctcactttatcaccctcggtagagtgccgtggcgtcacacagctcacagcaacctccagctcttgggcttaggcaattcccttgcctcagcctccccagtagctaggactacaggcgcctgccacaaaacccagctatattttgttgcagtttgtcccgggctaggtttgaaactactacccttggtatatggggccggcgccctactcactgagccacaggcgcctcctcccttgttctttttaaataattttgctaGGATGAATTTCACACCACAGATAACTCATTGCAATGAACATCACCTAGATTTAGGAAATTATGTTTATACAGATTTTCTAACACTATAGGGACACCTCCTATAGTActaagtataaaattaaaataatttctatttttctttttcttcttctgttttttttttttttggcagtctcactttcttgccctctgtagagtgctctgacatcacaactcacagcaatttcaaactcttgggcttaagcaattcttttgcctcagtctcccaagtagctgggactacaggcacccaccacaatgcccagctatgttgttgttgtcatcattgtttgttagtaggcctgggccaagttcgaaccttccagccctggtatatgtggccagcgccctagccactgagttacaggtgccgagcctctacttttctttcttaaaaaacttatttaaaaaaaaaaaaaaaaaaaaaacttattttttcagACTATCAGAAGGAACCTCTCTATATAGGTAACATATCTCTGGAGGTGGTAGTTACTTCTGTAGAAAGAGAGCACAGAGTAAACATAATAACGCTATTCACGGTGTGCCAGGCCTTGTGTTAAATACTTCATGTTTGCTGTTTTAATTCAATCCTTCCAAGTTCCTAATGAAAACTCTATATTGTACGTGAAGAAACAGAGACCAAAGAGTTTGCTCCAGAGCTAACTAGCAAGTGGTACCACTTCATCTCCACCCAGGTATGACAGAATCTATATTCTCCACTGCCTCaggagccttttctttctttctttttttttttttttgtagagacagagtttcactttattgccctcggtagagtgccgtggcgtcacacagctcacagcaacctccaactcctgggcttaggcgattctcctgcctcagcctcccgagtagctgggactacaggcgcccgccacaacgcccagctatttttttgttgcagtttggccggggccgggtttgaacccgccaccctcggtatatggggccagcgccctgctcactgagccacaggtgccgcccttaggAGCCTTTTCTTTCAGTAAAAAAAGTGACAAGGAAGACCTTTTACATGTCCTTAATTGCCCAGAACACAGCTTCTTCCTCAGTGACTCTAAtgaaacaaaatcttttttttttttttttgagacagcatctcactatgtcgcccttggtagagtgctgtggcatcacagcccacagcaacctcaaactcttaggctaaagcgattctcttgcctcagcctcccaagcagctgggactacaggcgcctgccacaatgctcggctatttttggttgcagtttggccggggctgggtttgaacccgccaccatcagtatatgggctggcgccatactcactgagccacaggcactgccctgggctcagtttttctatgcttaatagagatggggtcttactttggctcaggctggtcttgaactcgtgagctcaagtaatccacctaaCTCGGCCCCCAGAtggctaggatcacaggcatgagggATGGTGTCTGGCCTAactctggatcttttttttttaatgagacagaatctcactttcttgtccctggtagagtgctgtgatgtcatagctcacagtaacctcaaattcttgggctcaaaagattctcttggctcagatgttgcaggaagacgaggcccaacggagagaaagagcacccaaacactatgttcataagaggaagggctttattcaccaggaGGGAGCttaaggcatagaagaattccaaatggctgcgctCTCTGACTGgctgtctttccctttttatcaacagtcaaaaagttctaccccataggtacccttctcattggccagtttgaatcaagcgggagatgctattcctgcccctacagaactactggatttcacagaacttggaaatttccaagttctaggacattaagtctacaaattctcaagagctgagtcaccatggagaggaccctgcaggtgtatccttgtggtctccttgagaagacctgttctcccaGACCTCAATCTTCTTGGGTATCCCCtctcacagcctcccaagtagctaggactacaggtgcccaccacaatgcctggctatttttagagatgtggtcttgctctagctcaggctggtcttgaactcaagagctccCCTCAATCTTCCTAAGTGCTGGAATTACGGGTGTGAATGAGAGTTTTGCccagcaggcatggtggctcacacctatattcctagcactctgagaggccaaggcaaggggattgcttgccAGTTaccctttcttctgatttcctctcctctctccggTGTGTTTGAGAGATTATAAGTAATGCTTTCCTACTACTAATCTGTGTTAGTAGTCCCTGGTGACCAGGCAGGCACTGTCCCAGGAGATTTATTTGGGGCACTCTTGTCCTCTCTTAGGTCAGCAGAGACCTAGGCTCTTCCCTACATCCTCAAAGCACAGCCAACTCCAggctctagatttttcttttttctttattttttttttgagacagagtctcagtgtattcccctaggtagagtgctgtggcatcacagctcacaacaacctccaactcctgggcttaggtgtttcttttgcctcagcctcctgaatagctgtgactacatgcacccaccacaaggcccggctcttttttgttgttgttgcagtttggcctggccagttcgaacccaccaccctcagtatatggggccacgccctacccactgagccccaggctctAGATTTCTACACAGacttggagaaagaaaggaaaattacaatgTGAAAACACTTTTGAAAGGTGCAAATGTTAACGCTCTTGTAGTCCAGGGGTTTCACCGATCCCCAGGGGACATGGATCTGCCCTCAGTCCGGCTTGGACCCAAACTGACATCTTTTAATTCCTTCAGAAGTGCTTGATGGAATGTCTCATCTAGTCCAGAGTCAAACTTCACTGACTAAcagggaaaataatttaaaaagataattcacgGGTGGGGccagagctcagtgggtagggcaccagccacatacaccagggctggcaggttagaaccctgcctgggcctgctaaaacaatgacaattacaaggaaaaaaaatagcgagtcattgtggcgggcgcctgtagtctcagctacttgggaagctgaggcaagagaataacttaagcccaagagtctgaggttgctatgagctgtgacgctatggcactctacccagggtgacagcttgagactctgtctctgttgtGGAGTGAGTGAAATAACCACCAGACAAATATAAGTGTTAAAATCCCAATTAAGGAGCCTTTACGGCCAGTTGGCTGACCTCTTCAGTGAGAGCAGCCGAGAACATCCTAGAATCGGAGTTTTTATCAGCTGGAAGCAGGCAAGCAAGCCGGCAGCCAGTTATCGTGACCGACCTCCTTTACAGAAGCAGATCTAGCAATTAGCAGAAAGGTAAACCATTCTCACAGCACTAGCTCGTTAAGTCCTTATCTCACTCTGCACCAGTTTGGGGGTGACGGTGCCAGGTGCCATCTCAGAgcaataatattcatttttttttttttttttgagacagagcctcaagctgttgccctgggtagagtgccatggcctcacagctcacagcaacctccaactcctgggcttaagcgattctctgtctctgcctcccaagtagctgggactacaggcgcccgccacaacgcccggctatttttttgttgttgcagtttggccggggctgggtttgaacctaccaccctcggcatatggggccagtgccctactcactgagccacaggcgccgcccagaaagggAACATTGTTGATTTCACTATCTAGATTGTAAGCTTTTTAAAAGCAGGgactcggtttttctatttttctttcctatcctACCAGAATATCTTAAGTATAGTAGGCACTCCAAAAGTATTTCATAAATTTAATACACACCAAGAACAAAATGGAGTACTACCCATCTTTTTCTATATTGTATAATGGCAATGTCCTAAAATGGTATAATATTGGTCCTAGAACTGTTCTCAACTTTGTATAATTTtagcttctttcaaaataaatagtttgaaaagtggaaaaaaaaataataataataattcagggccaggtgcggtggctcacacctataatcctagcactctgtagcAAGAACCGAAGCAGACAAAAGACCCCAGTCACCAGTTGGAAGAGGAAGCGGCTTTATTCCTGGGTCGGGAGACTCAGCGGACTAGTGTCCTACAAACCAAGCCCACTGACTCAATCTCTGGCCTTCCTTTTATATATTTAGGGCTTAGGTGCATGTGAAAGTCTTGTGATTCAGGGAAAGGTCAGGTTGGCCTGCACCCTTGGTATAGGGCCACCTGTCCTCAAAGGTAACAGAAGGTTAGggaagttacaaggttactacATAGTAAAGCGTTGTGCCCTAAGGGGAGACACACCATACCCGCACAACACACAAcgacccccttccctctcctctgagCCCTACTGACCCCATagtccttgttctttttttttttgttttgtagagacagagtctcactgtaccgccctcgggtagagtgccgtggcgtcacacggctcacagcaacctctaactcttgggcttatgcgattctcctgcctcagcctcccgagcagctgggactacaggcgcccgccacaacggccggctatttttttgttgcagtttggccggggctgggtttgaacccgccaccctcggcatatggggccggcaccctactcactgagccacaggcaccgcccagttcttgttcttaaaatatttttgctaagcTAGTTGACCAGTAACTGCCAGTATCTGCAAGTGTCATAAAACTGCTTCTGTATATACTGGATTGTGAAATCCAGTAGCTTGCTTTGCTTGCTCGCTGATAGCTATTTTTAGCTCCATAACTAACTTTGTCCTTAGGTTGGACGGGGACAGGGCTGCCCCTTCTAATTTTCCATCAGGTAAACACTATGCTGAATGGGGATGTGAGACTTTAGCTTCACAGAAAAACAGCGACCCCTAACCTGTCCCTGACTCGAAGATGAAGACGAAGAACATACAACAAGGCAGGAACCTGTAACCCAATGACAGTAAAAGTCCTCAAATGGCATGAAGAGGGGCAGAGATAGGCAGGGAGGCTGACAtatgcaactctttttttttttttttttttttttttttagagacagtgtttcattttgttgccctcggtagagtgctatggcatcacagctcacagcaacctccagctcttgggcgtaggcgattctcttgcctcagcctcccaagtagctgagactacaggcactcaccacaacgcccggttatttatttatttatttatttttttgagaagtaAGCACACACCTAATTTTAATTCCCTTTGTTCAACAGTCTGAGGCGGAAGGCGCATAGAAGTCAGGGTTGCCCCCCAGAACCATCAAGGAGGGGTCTTGAGGGGTCTTTAGTAAATGAGCCTGGGTGAGAGACCCCTGTCCCCTTcctccggctattttttttgttgcattttggccagggcccagttcaaacccgctacccttggtatatggggcaggcgcctgacTCACTGAGccaacaggtgctgccctagattaCACAACTCTTGGGGACAGGACTCAGGAACACGGTTTACTATCCAGCGGTTCGCACCAAAAAGAGAACTAAATCCTATTGGGCTGAATGGGCTTCTGTATCCTGAACTCCAACCAGTTCAGCCTTtcactgggttcaaacccagcctttcCATGGGCTATTCACCCACAGGGGTAGTCAGCACTCCCTCTCCCATTACTGTTTTTCCTCAGAAAGGACTCACAGAACACCCAGTCCTAAATATGCTGAGTGCGGTTTCCAAAGTTGGTTGCTGGCTGGCCAGTCTTAAATAAAAAGACTCCTATTGGCCTTTTCAATTTGTCTGGTGGTCATATCTCGTGCACCATAACAATAGGTCCAGGACATACCCTGCAAAGGGCAAATAGTtaacagagacatctgctgcAATGGAGGTAGTAAATAGTGGCTTTCACACATGTCACAAACTGTCTGGCTAATGCCTAGAGCTACTAGGACAGAATCTAGCTCTGctttactctcttgcctcagttcaagaccagcctgagcaagagtgagactcccaccccaatcttaaaaaaaacaaaaaacaaaaaaccagcccagcattgtggcaggcatctttagtcgcagctacttaggaggctgaggcaagagaatcac
The sequence above is a segment of the Nycticebus coucang isolate mNycCou1 chromosome 4, mNycCou1.pri, whole genome shotgun sequence genome. Coding sequences within it:
- the LOC128584391 gene encoding disintegrin and metalloproteinase domain-containing protein 1b-like, producing MSATGSVRDSTSFLSAGQKLLAVFYEARRVLWTWALKTKGLELGLVPGLPHTRLGNMLLLVMIFLPSMYCDMGSVYYSSYEIVIPKSLTGRGSEDLMGKASYMLVMQGQKHLVHLKVKRDYFVKNFPVYSYHNSVLGQEVPFISHDCHYEGYIEGMPGSFVSVNTCSGLRGILIKEEKSYGIEPVESSKQFEHILYTMAHQAHVSCSVTSKDSQVVSTSWQQGSRKPQNLQALSYLWSHTKYVEMFVVVNNQRFQMWSGDINETVQRVVDIIALANIFTRGINTEVVLTGMEIWTEEDLVEVPEDLQVTLRNFNSWRREKLIHRVKHDVAHMIVGHHPEGSMGQAFLNGACSRGFAAAVESFHHEDVLLFAALMVHELGHNLGIQHDHSACICKDEHFCLMSESITKHGGFSNCSSDYFYHFLYEHKGACLFNKPWHKGRKRRESTCGNKLVEEPEQCDCGDACAENECCDEHCKLKGQAQCDGGLCCSSCKLKIKGQTCRVAERPCDLPEYCDGVSSSCPEDRIMQDGSICNKMYLCIEGYCMDPNIQCVEVFGLGAKSASESCYNLINNKGDRFGNCGFGGNDRIIYSKCRDEDVFCGKIICSGIKSLPTIKVNYTMIQVPHENDWCWSVDYFTTSDMPDEGQVRSHTYCAPNKVCMDTVCRDYNPSRTACNPEKTCNGKGVCNDLSHCHCDRGNAPPNCKDPGNGGSVDSGPPGLVPSEDENSKRIFSSDVIGILISVIFIILLIGLLICLFWLCKKESKAAPEQAAPEEAEEAAGEEAAGEEAAGEEAAGEEAAGKEAAGKEAAGEEAAGKEAAGEEESES